The Arachis hypogaea cultivar Tifrunner chromosome 14, arahy.Tifrunner.gnm2.J5K5, whole genome shotgun sequence genome has a segment encoding these proteins:
- the LOC112741468 gene encoding probable receptor-like protein kinase At1g30570: MWRVLGVGHSYLLILMVLVSVRLSIVEAQKKSVLINCGSNSSVNVDGRRWVGDMSPNNNVTLSSPGVAVSTSPFSGSSIYDSLYKTARIFTGSLNYTIKDLQGNYVLRFHFSPFVDVEDYNVNKSSFSVVANSLKLLSEFNVPEKISQLQNSGKNSSSFSLIKEYLFDISAELVIEFVSTGNSFGFVNAIEVVPVVDELFASSVRKVGGGNLNVTGRGMETMYRLNVGGPEIQPDQDPDLWRTWEMDSGYMITQNAGIGINNSSNITYASANDTSVAPLLVYETARAMSNTEVLDKRFNMSWKFEVDPDFDYLVRLHFCELVYDKANERIFKIYINNRTAADNVDVYVQAGGKNKAYHLDYFDAMSLSIDTLWVQLGPDAGAGAAGTDALLNGLEIFKLSRNGNLAYVDKHDSAGNAASKSKVLWVGIGAGLASIAVIAVIVILVFCFCRSRKNKSSDTKNNSPGWRPLFLVGAAVNSTMAAKGSSGSQKAYGSVVSTRAGKHFTLAEIIAATKNFDESLVIGVGGFGKVYKGEIDGGVLAAIKRSNPQSEQGLAEFETEIEMLSKLRHRHLVSLIGFCEEKNEMILVYEYMSNGTLRSHLFGSDLPPLTWKQRLEVCIGAARGLHYLHTGAERGIIHRDVKTTNILLDENFVAKMADFGLSKDGPALDHTHVSTAVKGSFGYLDPEYFRRQQLTEKSDVYSFGVVLFEVVCARAVINPTLPKDQINLAEWAMRWQRQRSIETIIDPHLRGNYCPESLAKFGEIAEKCLADDGKSRPTMGEVLWHLEYVLQLHEAWLNRDSIVTSFSSSQDLRGAKDGGLELVHESSSQDEENE, from the coding sequence ATGTGGAGGGTTCTTGGGGTAGGACACTCTTATTTACTGATTCTGATGGTGTTAGTCTCAGTGAGATTGAGCATTGTTGAGGCTCAAAAAAAGTCCGTTCTCATAAACTGTGGTTCAAACTCTTCTGTGAATGTGGATGGTAGAAGATGGGTTGGGGATATGAGCCCTAATAATAATGTCACTCTTAGTTCCCCTGGTGTTGCAGTATCCACCTCTCCATTTAGTGGAAGTTCTATCTATGATTCACTCTACAAAACAGCCAGGATTTTCACTGGTTCTTTGAATTACACAATCAAAGATCTTCAAGGGAACTATGTTCTTAGGTTCCATTTTTCCCCCTTTGTGGATGTTGAGGACTACAATGTGAATAAGTCCTCATTTAGTGTGGTGGCTAATAGTCTGAAACTACTCTCTGAGTTCAATGTTCCGGAGAAGATTTCGCAGTTGCAGAATTCGGGAAAGAATTCTAGTTCATTCTCCTTGATTAAGGAGTACCTTTTTGATATCAGTGCAGAGCTTGTGATTGAGTTTGTTTCAACTGGAAACTCCTTTGGATTTGTCAATGCCATTGAAGTTGTCCCAGTTGTGGATGAGCTCTTTGCCAGCTCAGTCAGAAAAGTTGGTGGTGGAAACCTGAATGTGACGGGACGTGGAATGGAGACTATGTATAGATTAAATGTTGGTGGTCCTGAGATTCAACCTGATCAAGATCCTGATCTTTGGAGAACTTGGGAAATGGATTCTGGCTATATGATCACACAAAATGCTGGCATAGGAATTAACAACAGTTCCAATATCACTTATGCTTCTGCAAATGATACTTCAGTAGCTCCTCTACTTGTATACGAAACTGCAAGGGCAATGTCAAACACAGAAGTCTTGGACAAGAGATTTAACATGTCCTGGAAATTCGAAGTGGATCCCGATTTTGATTATTTGGTCCGGCTACATTTCTGCGAGTTGGTTTATGATAAGGCGAACGAGAGGATTTTCAAGATCTACATAAACAACAGGACTGCTGCAGATAATGTTGATGTTTATGTTCAAGCAGGAGGGAAGAATAAAGCATATCACCTGGACTATTTCGACGCCATGTCTTTGAGCATTGATACATTATGGGTTCAACTAGGTCCTGATGCAGGTGCTGGTGCTGCGGGAACTGATGCTCTCTTGAATGGACTAGAGATCTTCAAGCTTAGTCGAAATGGGAATCTAGCCTATGTCGATAAACATGACTCAGCTGGCAATGCAGCAAGCAAATCAAAAGTTCTTTGGGTTGGAATTGGAGCAGGTCTAGCTTCTATTGCTGTAATTGCAGTTATAGttattcttgttttctgtttctgCAGAAGCCGGAAGAACAAATCAAGTGACACGAAAAACAATTCTCCTGGTTGGCGACCTTTGTTCCTTGTTGGGGCGGCTGTGAACAGCACCATGGCTGCGAAGGGATCATCAGGAAGTCAAAAAGCATATGGATCTGTGGTCTCAACAAGAGCTGGCAAGCACTTTACATTGGCTGAAATCATTGCTGCCACAAAAAATTTTGATGAGAGCTTGGTAATTGGAGTTGGAGGCTTTGGTAAGGTGtacaagggggagattgatggtGGTGTCCTTGCTGCGATCAAGCGATCCAACCCGCAATCTGAGCAAGGCTTGGCTGAATTTGAGACAGAAATTGAGATGCTCTCCAAACTCAGGCATAGGCATCTTGTGTCATTGATTGGTTTCtgtgaagaaaaaaatgaaatgattCTGGTTTATGAGTATATGTCCAATGGAACTCTTAGAAGCCACTTGTTTGGGAGTGATCTTCCCCCATTAACTTGGAAGCAACGTCTCGAGGTGTGCATTGGCGCTGCTAGGGGACTTCACTACCTACATACAGGAGCCGAGCGTGGTATAATTCACAGGGATGTCAAGACAACCAACATATTGCTGGATGAGAACTTTGTAGCCAAAATGGCCGATTTTGGTTTGTCGAAAGATGGACCGGCTTTGGACCATACTCATGTTAGTACAGCTGTGAAGGGAAGCTTTGGCTATCTAGACCCGGAGTACTTCAGGAGACAGCAGTTGACCGAGAAATCGGATGTGTACTCGTTTGGGGTTGTgttgtttgaagttgtttgtgctAGAGCTGTGATCAACCCAACCTTGCCTAAAGATCAGATCAATCTTGCAGAATGGGCAATGAGATGGCAAAGGCAAAGATCAATTGAAACAATCATTGATCCTCATCTCAGAGGAAACTATTGTCCCGAATCCTTGGCGAAGTTTGGGGAGATAGCCGAGAAATGTCTCGCGGACGATGGGAAGAGCAGGCCAACTATGGGGGAGGTGTTGTGGCACTTAGAATATGTGTTGCAGCTACATGAAGCTTGGTTGAACAGGGACAGTATTGTAACTTCCTTCTCAAGTAGCCAAGATTTGAGAGGTGCAAAAGATGGAGGACTAGAATTGGTGCATGAGTCTTCAAGTCAAGATGAAGAAAATGAATGA
- the LOC112741469 gene encoding obg-like ATPase 1: protein MPPKAAKSKEAPAERPILGRFSSHLKIGIVGLPNVGKSTLFNTLTKMAIPAENFPFCTIEPNEARVNVPDERFEWLCQLYKPKSEVSAFLEIHDIAGLVRGAHQGQGLGNSFLSHIRAVDGIFHVLRAFEDPDIIHVDDVVDPVRDLEVITEELRLKDIEFMERKLEDLEKSMKRSNDKQLKIEHECCQRVKAFIEEGKDVRLGDWKAADIEIINTFQLLTAKPVVYLVNMTEKDYQRKKNKFLPKIHAWVQEHGGGQIIPFSCVLERTLADMPPDEAAKYCEANQVQSALSKIIKTGFSAINLIYFFTAGPDEVKCWQIRRQTKAPQAAGTIHTDFEKGFICAEVMKFDDLKELGSEAAVKAAGKYKQEGKTYVVQDGDIIFFKFNVSGGGKK from the exons ATGCCTCCAAAAGCTGCGAAATCGAAGGAAGCACCTGCTGAGCGCCCAATCCTTGGTCGATTCTCTTCTCATCTCAAGATTGGCATT GTGGGCTTGCCAAATGTGGGAAAATCTACACTTTTTAATACACTCACCAAGATGGCAATACCTGCTGAGAACTTCCCATTTTGCACCATTGAGCCTAATGAGGCAAGGGTCAATGTCCCTGATGAGAGATTTGAGTGGCTCTGCCAATTATACAAGCCAAAAAGTGAG GTTTCAGCTTTCTTAGAAATCCATGATATAGCTGGATTGGTCCGAGGTGCTCATCAAGGACAAGGGTTGGGAAATAGTTTTTTGTCCCACATCCGTGCTGTAGACGGCATTTTTCACGTTCTAC GAGCATTTGAGGATCCCGATATTATCCATGTAGACGATGTTGTTGATCCAGTGAGGGATTTAGAGGTTATTACTGAAGAATTGCGGCTGAAG GATATTGAATTCATGGAAAGAAAGCTAGAGGATCTTGAGAAGAGCATGAAGAGGAGCAACGACAAGCAGTTAAAAATTGAGCACGAATGCTGTCAAAGG GTTAAGGCATTCATTGAGGAAGGAAAAGATGTGCGCCTAGGGGATTGGAAAGCTGCTGATATTGAGATTATAAATACATTTCAGTTGCTAACTGCCAAGCCTGTTGTATATTtg GTTAATATGACAGAAAAAGATtaccaaagaaaaaagaacaagtttcttccaaaaattcatgcatg GGTCCAGGAGCATGGTGGTGGACAAATTATTCCTTTCAGTTGTGTTTTAGAGAGGACACTTGCTGATATGCCGCCAGACGAAGCAGCTAAGTATTGTGAGGCGAATCAAGTTCAAAG TGCTCTTAGCAAAATAATAAAGACTGGATTTTCAGCTATTAATCTCATATACTTCTTCACAGCAGGACCCGATGAG GTTAAATGTTGGCAAATTAGACGCCAAACAAAGGCTCCTCAAGCTGCAGGGACTATCCACACtgattttgaaaaaggatttatcTGTGCCGAG GTAATGAAGTTTGATGATCTAAAGGAACTTGGTAGTGAGGCAGCTGTAAAg GCTGCTGGAAAGTATAAGCAGGAAGGTAAAACCTATGTAGTCCAAGATGGTGACATTATATTTTTCAAGTTCAATGTTTCTGGTGGAGGCAAGAAGTGA
- the LOC112741470 gene encoding LRR receptor-like serine/threonine-protein kinase GHR1, which yields MNMMNLFSLVVLSLSFFTVMGQLPSQDILALLEFKKGIKHDPTGYVLNSWNEESIDFDGCPSSWNGVLCNAGNVAGVVLDNLGLSADADLSVFSNLTKLVRLSMSNNSISGKLPGNIGDLKGLEFLDISNNLFSSALPSGVGSLGSLQNLSLAGNNFSGRIPDSISAMASLQSLDLSRNSFSGALPVSLTKLANLVSLNLSHNGFTGKIPKGFEQMSTLENLDLHANMLDGHLDVEFMLLSSASYVDFSENMLESDNSEKFLQRISESIKHLNLSHNRFTGSLDGGAELPVFENVKVLDLSYNQLDGELPGFDFVYDLEVLKLSNNRFSGFIPIGLLKGDSLVLTELDLSANNLTGTLSIITSTTLHYLNLSSNGFSGELPLLTGSCAILDLSKNRLEGNLTRMLKWGNLEFLDLSGNHLTGNIPEATPQFLRLNYLNLSSNSLSSSLPRVLTKYPKLRVLDISSNQINGQLQAALLAMPTLQELHLENNMITGGVSFSSSPGQSDLQILDLSHNKFNGYFPDEFWSLNGLKVLNIAGNNFSGSLPTAIADMSSLYSLDISENHFTGPLPNNIPKELTNFNASLNDFSGVVPESLRKFPNSSFFPGNSKLHLPTSLPGSTTPPAESSKKSMSTIVKVIIIVSCVVAIFILVLLAVFILYIRKSRSPPEYETSKDIRARPQPVSSAPVRATDRGGPLVVSAEDLVTSRKESPSEIISPDEKLAAVTGFSPSKQSHFSWSPESGDSYTAENLARLDTRSPDRLVGELHFLDDTISLTPEELSRAPAEVLGRSSHGTSYKATLENGLFLRVKWLREGVAKQRKEFVREIKKFANIRHPNVVGLRGYYWGPTQHEKLILSDYISPGSLASFLYDRPGRKGPPLTWVQRLKIAVDVARGLNYLHFDRAVPHGNLKATNVLLDTGDMNARVADYCLHRLMTQAGTVEQILDAGVLGYRAPELAASKKPIPSFKSDVYAFGVILLELLTGRCAGDVISGEEGGVDLTEWVRLRVSEGRGSDCFDATLMPELSNPVAEKGMKEVLGIAIRCIRSVSERPGIKTIYEELSAI from the exons ATGAACATGATGAATCTCTTTAGCCTTGTAGTATTGTCCTTATCTTTCTTCACAGTTATGGGGCAACTACCTTCCCAGGACATTTTGGCATTGTTGGAGTTCAAGAAAGGCATCAAGCATGACCCTACTGGTTATGTTCTCAATTCATGGAATGAGGAATCCATTGACTTTGATGGATGCCCTTCTTCATGGAATGGAGTTCTTTGTAATGCTGGTAATGTTGCTGGGGTTGTGCTTGATAATCTAGGTCTCTCTGCTGATGCTGACTTGAGTGTATTTTCAAACCTCACAAAGCTTGTTAGGCTTTCCATGTCCAATAACTCGATTTCAGGAAAACTACCTGGCAACATTGGTGATTTAAAAGGCCTTGAGTTTCTGGATATCTCCAATAACCTCTTTTCTTCGGCATTGCCATCAGGAGTTGGCAGCTTAGGTAGCTTGCAGAATCTGTCCTTGGCTGGGAATAACTTCTCTGGCCGGATACCTGACTCGATTTCGGCAATGGCTTCCCTCCAGTCTTTGGACCTGAGCCGCAACTCCTTTTCTGGAGCACTGCCAGTATCGTTGACTAAGCTGGCTAACTTGGTATCTCTTAACTTGTCTCATAATGGCTTCACTGGGAAAATTCCCAAAGGTTTTGAGCAGATGTCCACTCTTGAAAACCTTGACTTACATGCCAATATGCTTGATGGTCATTTAGATGTTGAATTTATGCTTTTATCAAGTGCCAGCTATGTTGATTTCAGTGAGAATATGCTAGAGAGTGATAATTCTGAGAAGTTTCTACAACGGATATCTGAAAGTATTAAGCATCTGAATCTAAGCCACAACCGGTTTACTGGATCACTGGATGGTGGAGCCGAGCTACCGGTTTTCGAAAATGTGAAGGTGTTGGACCTCAGCTACAATCAATTGGATGGAGAATTGCCTggatttgattttgtttatgatcTTGAGGTCCTTAAGCTTAGCAACAACCGATTTTCAGGATTTATTCCTATTGGCCTTCTAAAAGGAGACTCTTTGGTTTTAACTGAACTAGATTTGAGTGCCAACAATCTCACAG GGACACTGAGTATAATTACATCAACTACACTGCACTATCTTAATCTCTCATCGAATGGCTTCAGTGGTGAGCTCCCCTTGCTGACTGGAAGCTGTGCTATACTCGATCTGTCGAAGAACAGATTAGAAGGAAATTTAACCAGGATGTTGAAATGGGGGAATCTAGAATTTCTTGATCTCAGTGGAAACCATTTGACAGGGAACATACCTGAGGCAACTCCTCAATTTTTGCGGTTAAATTATTTGAATCTGTCCAGCAATTCTCTTAGCAGCTCCCTTCCAAGAGTATTAACTAAATATCCAAAGCTTAGAGTGCTTGATATTAGTTCAAACCAAATCAATGGACAACTTCAAGCCGCATTGCTTGCAATGCCAACTTTGCAAGAGCTCCATCTTGAAAATAATATGATCACTGGTGGTGTTAGTTTCTCATCTTCTCCTGGTCAATCAGATCTTCAGATTCTTGATCTTTCTCATAACAAGTTTAATGGCTATTTTCCCGACGAGTTTTGGTCTTTAAATGGCCTTAAAGTGCTCAATATTGCCGGAAATAACTTTTCTGGTTCTCTTCCAACTGCTATTGCTGACATGAGTTCACTATACTCCTTGGATATATCAGAAAATCATTTTACCGGGCCTCTGCCAAATAACATCCCAAAGGAGCTCACAAACTTCAATGCTTCACTGAATGATTTTTCTGGAGTTGTTCCGGAAAGTCTAAGGAAATTCCCTAATTCATCTTTCTTTCCTGGGAATTCCAAGTTACATCTTCCTACTAGCCTTCCTGGATCAACCACTCCACCAGCTGAAAGTTCCAAGAAGTCCATGAGCACCATTGTTAAAGTAATAATCATAGTGTCATGTGTTGTTGCTATCTTCATATTAGTCTTGCTTGCAGTCTTCATACTCTACATCCGTAAGTCAAGATCTCCACCGGAATATGAAACAAGTAAGGATATCCGTGCTCGTCCACAGCCAGTCAGCTCGGCTCCGGTTCGTGCCACAGACAGGGGTGGTCCTTTGGTTGTATCAGCCGAGGACCTTGTGACGTCCCGGAAAGAATCACCATCAGAGATAATCAGCCCGGATGAAAAATTGGCAGCTGTAACCGGGTTCTCCCCCTCAAAACAAAGCCACTTTTCCTGGTCACCGGAGTCAGGTGATTCATATACTGCTGAAAATCTTGCAAGACTAGATACAAGATCACCAGATAGGTTGGTTGGAGAGCTGCATTTTCTTGATGATACAATATCTTTGACACCTGAAGAGCTCTCTCGGGCCCCGGCTGAAGTTTTGGGGAGGAGCAGTCATGGAACTTCTTACAAGGCAACTTTAGAGAATGGCTTGTTCTTGAGAGTgaagtggctaagagaaggagtGGCAAAACAGAGAAAAGAGTTTGTTAGAGAGATAAAGAAATTTGCAAACATAAGGCATCCAAATGTTGTGGGATTGAGAGGATACTATTGGGGTCCTACCCAGCACGAGAAACTCATTCTTTCAGATTACATCTCTCCGGGAAGCCTTGCAAGTTTTCTTTATG ATCGACCAGGAAGAAAAGGTCCACCATTAACTTGGGTGCAGAGGCTCAAGATTGCAGTTGATGTAGCCCGTGGTTTGAACTATCTCCATTTTGATCGCGCCGTCCCTCACGGGAACCTAAAAGCCACAAATGTGTTGTTAGATACTGGTGATATGAATGCTCGTGTTGCTGATTATTGCCTTCACCGGCTTATGACACAGGCCGGTACTGTTGAACAGATTCTTGATGCTGGTGTCTTAGGCTACCGTGCACCTGAGTTAGCTGCTTCCAAGAAGCCAATTCCATCCTTCAAATCAGATGTTTATGCTTTTGGAGTGATACTCTTGGAACTTCTAACTGGAAGGTGTGCTGGTGATGTGATTTCTGGTGAggagggaggtgttgatttgacaGAATGGGTGAGGTTGCGAGTGTCCGAAGGTCGAGGCTCGGATTGTTTTGATGCTACCTTGATGCCGGAACTGAGCAATCCGGTGGCGGAAAAGGGAATGAAGGAGGTCCTAGGAATAGCTATCAGATGCATCCGATCCGTTTCGGAGAGGCCAGGCATCAAGACTATATATGAAGAGCTTTCTGCTATATAA
- the LOC112741471 gene encoding uncharacterized protein — translation MGDREEKEEGRRRVVFVTVGTTRFDALVSAVDSENVRKVLAAKGYTHLLIQLGRGSYLPSKSDGDDGSLAVDYFTFSSSIADYLRSASLVISHAGSGSIFETLRLCKPLVVVVNEDLMDNHQSELAEELAERKHLYCARPQNLYQTLADMDLNTLLPYTPGDATPVAKHINRFLGFPDD, via the exons ATGGGGGAtcgagaagaaaaagaagaaggaagaaggagagtgGTGTTTGTGACAGTTGGAACGACTCGTTTTGATGCTCTTGTGAGTGCAGTTGATTCAGAAAATGTCAGAAAAGTTTTGGCAGCTAAAGGCTATACCCATCTTCTCATTCAATTGGGTCGTGGATCCTATCTTCCTTCTAAG TCAGATGGAGATGATGGCTCGCTGGCTGTAGACTATTTTACTTTTTCATCAAGtattgcagactatctcagatcAGCTTCTCTTGTAATCAGCCATGCAG GATCAGGTAGTATATTTGAGACATTGAGGCTGTGTAAACCTTTAGTAGTGGTTGTGAATGAAGATTTGATGGATAATCATCAAAGTGAGCTTGCAGAAGAACTTGCAGAGAGAAAACATCTCTACTGTGCTAGGCCTCAAAACCTCTATCAAACATTAGCAGATATGGATTTAAATACACTCCTTCCCTACACTCCAGGTGATGCTACACCAGTGGCCAAGCACATAAACAGATTCCTTGGTTTTCCTGATGATTGA
- the LOC112741473 gene encoding uncharacterized protein, which translates to MPLQLFDGSDSDNDDISKIKINEEYAHRFEHNKRREELQRYEELKKKGAISSLTSSGSESGEESESESSDDDVDYEKLLSSRRRDKEFFDALLKVKKQDPSLKQKDVKLFVSDDSSEDEDEKNKAKDKKNEKPMYLKDVMAKHLIEEGPDFGDEDGEVIKKDKGKSESTKGKKDKLAKKLMLEESGFVNKDGKTYGDEQEELKRAVLEAVEREGLEDEGDFFTVKEKVDEDKVDSDDKEFEEKLDEYFGDESNENAKFLKNYFMNKMWIDKNRDNLNVGEEELEGISEDEMEIERQEEYEYRFQENQEDRVLGHARKVEGSVRKKTNTRKEQRKSKEERMAIAQKEREDELKHLKNLKKQEIQEKVKKIMSTAGIHEDEIIPLSAAEIEDEFDPEEYDRMMKAAFDEKYYNAEDADPGFGSENDDDMEKPDFEKEDELLGLPKGWDSTESHDGFSAARERVLKEKMENDSDSDSESKSDHQESEDEKEEKVPEEGSRKRKRKTALLEKAKQAMMDEYYKLDYEDTIGDLKTRFKYAKTKPNRFGMSAPELLLMDDTELNQYVSLKKLAPYRDEEWKLSKQKRHMLKMRTKELLREAGSKKNKKSKRDSSKSTLSNGVAENGKASTEDSNVNAENNLSRKARRRQRASSLKLSRARALAYGKIPSKSKHGGKN; encoded by the coding sequence ATGCCTCTTCAACTTTTTGATGGAAGTGACTCAGACAATGACGACatctcaaaaatcaaaataaatgaaGAATATGCTCATAGGTTTGAGCACAACAAGAGGCGGGAGGAGCTTCAACGTTATGAGGAGCTAAAAAAGAAGGGTGCTATCTCTTCCTTGACATCCTCAGGTTCTGAAAGTGGCGAGGAATCTGAGTCGGAGTCATCTGATGATGATGTTGACTATGAGAAACTATTAAGTTCTAGAAGGAGAGACAAGGAGTTCTTTGATGCCCTACTCAAAGTGAAGAAGCAGGATCCTTCTCTTAAGCAGAAAGATGTTAAGCTTTTTGTGTCAGATGATAGCAGTGAAGATgaagatgagaaaaataaagcaaaagataagaagaatgaaaagCCAATGTATCTAAAGGATGTGATGGCAAAACATTTGATTGAGGAGGGACCAGATTTTGGTGATGAAGATGGGGAAGTAATAAAAAAGGACAAGGGTAAATCAGAAAGTACTAAAGGCAAGAAGGATAAACTGGCAAAGAAGTTGATGCTGGAGGAGTCAGGTTTTGTGAACAAAGATGGGAAGACTTATGGTGATGAGCAAGAGGAGTTGAAAAGAGCTGTTTTGGAAGCTGTAGAAAGAGAGGGTTTGGAAGATGAAGGGGATTTTTTCACTGTGAAGGAGAAGGTGGATGAGGACAAAGTAGACAGTGATGACAAGGAATTTGAGGAGAAACTGGATGAATATTTTGGCGACGAATCGAATGAAAATGCTAAGTTCTTGAAAAACTATTTCATGAACAAAATGTGGATTGATAAAAACAGGGATAATTTGAATGTTGGGGAGGAAGAATTGGAAGGGATCTCAGAGGATGAGATGGAGATCGAGAGGCAGGAAGAATATGAGTATAGGTTTCAAGAAAATCAGGAAGATAGGGTGTTGGGCCATGCTCGTAAGGTGGAAGGATCAGTGAGAAAGAAAACAAATACAAGGAAAGAGCAGAGAAAGAGCAAAGAGGAAAGAATGGCAATAGCTCAGAAGGAGAGGGAGGATGAGTTGAAGCATTTAAAGAACTTGAAGAAGCAGGAGATACAGGAGAAGGTTAAGAAGATAATGAGCACTGCAGGCATCCATGAGGATGAAATTATCCCGCTTTCAGCGGCAGAAATAGAAGATGAATTTGACCCAGAGGAGTATGATAGAATGATGAAGGCAGCATTTGATGAGAAATATTATAATGCTGAGGATGCTGATCCTGGTTTTGGtagcgagaatgatgatgacatgGAAAAGCCAGATTTTGAAAAGGAGGATGAACTGCTTGGACTTCCTAAAGGCTGGGATTCTACTGAATCACATGATGGATTTTCGGCTGCCAGGGAGAGAGTATTAaaggaaaaaatggagaatgataGTGATAGTGATAGTGAGAGTAAGAGTGATCACCAAGAAAgtgaagatgaaaaagaagagaaagttcCAGAGGAAGGTAGTCGGAAGAGGAAACGCAAAACTGCTCTTTTGGAGAAAGCAAAACAAGCAATGATGGATGAGTACTATAAGTTAGATTATGAGGACACAATTGGTGACCTCAAGACAAGATTCAAGTATGCCAAAACAAAACCAAACAGATTTGGCATGAGTGCTCCAGAGCTACTATTGATGGATGATACGGAATTGAATCAATACGTGTCCTTGAAAAAGCTTGCACCGTATCGCGATGAGGAATGGAAGCTAAGCAAACAAAAGAGACATATGCTGAAGATGAGGACCAAGGAGCTCCTTCGAGAAGCAGGTTCGAAgaagaacaaaaagtcaaagagagaTTCTAGCAAGTCAACTTTGTCAAATGGTGTTGCGGAAAATGGAAAAGCAAGCACAGAGGATTCAAACGTAAATGCGGAAAATAATCTTTCAAGGAAAGCCAGGAGAAGGCAGCGAGCATCTAGTTTGAAGTTGTCACGGGCGAGGGCTTTAGCATACGGGAAGATACCCTCCAAATCTAAGCATGGAGGAAAGAACTAA